Proteins from one Rhinolophus ferrumequinum isolate MPI-CBG mRhiFer1 chromosome 15 unlocalized genomic scaffold, mRhiFer1_v1.p scaffold_54_arrow_ctg1_1, whole genome shotgun sequence genomic window:
- the LOC117019760 gene encoding protein CCSMST1 isoform X2: MLCGVLGVPAAGAVRALRLSRWPSRSLHPPPRGRARAQPAAEGEEEDANRPVLFSSSKANPSRWTVEHSLGRKQQRPWWKVLPFSLSLMILVIWCFLRQETGADRFVRQVLEEEALEASDR, encoded by the exons ATGTTGTGCGGTGTCCTGGGTGTGCCGGCGGCCGG gGCCGTCCGGGCGCTGAGGCTGTCGCGCTGGCCTTCCCGAAGCCTGCATCCGCCGCCCAGGGGCCGGGCTCGGGCCCAGCCTGCGGCCGAGGGCGAAGAAGAAGACGCTAATCGCCCTGTTCTGTTTTCCTCCAGCAAAGCCAACCCGTCCCGCTGGACGGTGGAGCATTCCCTGGGAAGGAAGCAGCAGCGGCCCTGGTGGAAGGTGCTGCCCTTCAGCCTGTCCCTCATGATTTTGGTCATTTGGTGCTTCCTCAGGCAGGAGACAGGCGCGGACCGCTTCGTCAGACAGGTGTTGGAGGAAGAGGCGCTGGAGGCTAGCGATCGTTAG
- the LOC117019760 gene encoding uncharacterized protein LOC117019760 isoform X1, whose translation MDLRSHSSTSLRAQGCSGAGRTSGQALCSQSSVLVGNTKRGDKMPSVAESLRKSKPGRRKAAGRRRPGAAPALGVGGGRRSPASPARWGARSEASSSEDHSRAPPAGLHPGAATRGPARSFLFGPAENYISRHASAPRGARACDERGRRENTRHFRCANGPTFCSRERRPGAASGFRFCATEVMGAWRAAAPSAVPGSCCAVSWVCRRPGELRADSAGPRAGAEGDALTALSLPGPSGR comes from the coding sequence ATGGACCTGCGGTCACACAGCAGCACAAGTCTCAGGGCGCAGGGGTGCTCCGGGGCGGGGAGAACCAGCGGGCAGGCTCTGTGCTCACAGAGCTCCGTCCTAGTGGGGAACACTAAACGAGGAGACAAGATGCCTTCCGTGGCTGAAAGTCTCAGGAAGAGCAAACCGGGGCGTCGCAAGGCTGCGGGGAGGAGGCGTCCCGGGGCTGCTCCAGCGCTGGGTGTAGGCGGAGGGCGCCGATCTCCGGCGAGCCCGGCCCGCTGGGGAGCCCGCTCTGAGGCCAGCTCGTCCGAGGACCACAGCCGCGCCCCGCCTGCCGGCCTCCATCCCGGCGCTGCTACCCGGGGACCGGCCCGCTCCTTTCTCTTCGGGCCGGCGGAGAACTACATTTCCCGGCATGCCTCCGCGCCCCGCGGAGCCCGGGCCTGCGACGAAAGAGGCCGCCGGGAGAATACGCGTCATTTCCGTTGCGCTAATGGGCCCACGTTCTGCAGTCGTGAGCGGAGACCTGGAGCGGCATCCGGCTTCCGGTTTTGCGCGACGGAAGTGATGGGAGCGTGGCGCGCCGCGGCCCCGAGTGCAGTGCCGGGGTCATGTTGTGCGGTGTCCTGGGTGTGCCGGCGGCCGGGTGAGCTCCGTGCGGACTCGGCGGGGCCCAGGGCGGGCGCTGAGGGCGACGCGCtcactgctctctctcttccaggGCCGTCCGGGCGCTGA
- the PERCC1 gene encoding LOW QUALITY PROTEIN: protein PERCC1 (The sequence of the model RefSeq protein was modified relative to this genomic sequence to represent the inferred CDS: inserted 3 bases in 3 codons; deleted 2 bases in 2 codons), whose product MAAGVIQTLCDFRLLLPSLGPFLPADLEPPDTSEEEEGGEEEEDGEGDLEGEGLGGHSPAPQSSRWAIATPEEAPPGLSSPETPLQLLXFSELISGDIQRYFGRKDRGQDPDACDIYSDSRLVCSSARELYCADLVRLAQDGSXDDDESTEPGVHSPGVPRGRRTGRALAGTGLQPLGPLAELFDFGLRQFFGSRASTSRRLRLERKYGHITPNEPEEAAPSFWKEPAPSPLGLLHPGTPDFSDLLASWSAEAGPELPGXGRPALEGVQPAEA is encoded by the exons ATGGCTGCTGGCGTGATCCAGACTCTCTGTGACTTCCGGCTGCTTCTGCCGTCCCTTGGGCCCTTCCTGCCCGCAGACCTGGAGCCCCCAGATACttctgaggaggaagaggggggcGAAGAAGAGGAGGATGGGGAGGGGGACCTAGAGGGTGAGGGGCTAGGGGGCCACAGCCCAGCCCCCCAGAGCTCACGCTGGGCCATAGCCACCCCAGAAGAGGCCCCTCCAGGTCTGAGCAGCCCAGAGACTCCACTGCAGCTTC AGTTCTCCGAGCTCATTAGTGGAGATATCCAAAGGTATTTTGGCCGCAAGGACAGAGGGCAGGACCCGGACGCCTGTGACATCTACAGTGACAGCCGCCTGGTCTGCAGCTCAGCCAGGGAGCTTTACTGTGCAGACCTGGTGCGTCTGGCCCAGGACGGGT CAGATGATGACGAGTCCACTGAGCCTGGGGTCCACTCGCCTGGGGTCCCGAGGGGCAGGCGCACGGGACGGGCCTTGGCGGGGACAGGGTTGCAGCCACTGGGGCCCCTGGCTGAGCTGTTCGACTTCGGGCTGCGGCAGTTCTTC GGTTCCAGGGCATCCACCAGCCGCCGACTGAGGCTGGAGCGG AAGTACGGCCACATCACCCCCAATGAGCCAGAGGAAGCTGCCCCCTCTTTCTGGAAGGAGCCAGCGCCCAGCCCCCTGGGCCTGCTGCATCCTGGCACGCCTGACTTCAGTGACCTGCTGGCCAGCTGGTCAGCGGAGGCCGGCCCTGAGCTGCCGG GGGGGCGCCCAGCCCTGGAGGGGGTGCAGCCGGCCGAGGCCTAG